A single genomic interval of Metamycoplasma salivarium harbors:
- a CDS encoding lipoprotein 17-related variable surface protein, protein MKKAKLFSLFAPLATLSIVPMMAISCGEKAEFDSVSLKYNHDAKIKASSITKEMLRKDVELNKTGYELVVEELKADDEKGTLEVKYHLVFTKTKEVSTSKTIVFDKFLKNSETITNDTLDQMIKKSVAKYANVSEKISDANVKAKLQKDVEEFAKNFAGDLNKEVLNVKKEFENIISSSSLKIANDKIVELTEKINGILADVVKDVAEKYAANTKVTDGIASIKNYLTKEKLEEKAKELGDFVKGLKDTMTPVVSDVFDYLSKDESTKSITKLADLKTEMVKFFNEQFEKVGKEISEHKVDLNNGYKAALDSYVDILKKVKSEAAAKARTVLTNENDYNAAKAVLGPKYEAAMNIMKNAIEKLVEHTRKLGEVLKTNLAN, encoded by the coding sequence ATGAAAAAAGCAAAATTATTTAGCTTGTTTGCACCACTTGCTACACTAAGCATTGTGCCTATGATGGCAATTAGTTGTGGTGAAAAAGCTGAATTCGATAGTGTTTCATTAAAATACAATCACGATGCTAAAATTAAAGCTTCATCAATTACCAAAGAAATGTTACGAAAAGATGTTGAATTAAACAAAACTGGTTATGAATTAGTTGTTGAAGAATTAAAAGCTGATGATGAAAAAGGAACATTGGAAGTTAAATACCACTTAGTATTTACTAAAACCAAAGAAGTTTCTACATCTAAAACCATTGTTTTTGATAAATTTTTAAAAAATTCGGAAACCATTACTAATGACACATTAGATCAAATGATCAAAAAATCAGTTGCTAAATATGCAAATGTATCTGAAAAAATTTCAGATGCTAATGTAAAGGCAAAATTGCAAAAAGATGTTGAAGAATTTGCAAAGAATTTTGCTGGTGATTTAAACAAAGAAGTTTTAAATGTCAAAAAAGAATTTGAAAATATTATTTCATCAAGTAGTTTAAAAATAGCAAATGATAAAATTGTTGAATTAACTGAAAAAATTAATGGCATTTTAGCAGATGTTGTTAAAGATGTTGCTGAAAAATATGCAGCAAATACAAAAGTTACTGATGGTATTGCTTCAATTAAAAATTACTTAACAAAAGAAAAGTTAGAAGAAAAAGCAAAAGAACTTGGTGATTTTGTCAAAGGCTTAAAAGATACAATGACTCCTGTTGTTAGTGATGTATTTGATTATTTAAGTAAAGATGAATCAACAAAATCAATTACAAAACTAGCTGACTTAAAAACAGAAATGGTTAAATTCTTTAACGAACAATTTGAAAAAGTTGGTAAAGAAATTTCTGAACATAAAGTAGATTTAAACAATGGTTACAAGGCTGCATTAGATTCATATGTTGACATTCTTAAAAAAGTTAAATCTGAAGCTGCTGCAAAAGCAAGAACTGTTTTAACAAATGAAAATGATTACAATGCTGCTAAAGCAGTATTGGGCCCTAAATATGAAGCTGCAATGAACATTATGAAAAATGCTATCGAAAAGTTAGTAGAACACACAAGGAAACTTGGTGAAGTTCTTAAAACTAACCTAGCAAATTAA
- a CDS encoding thermonuclease family protein: MTKKFKYLLNVSSLGAITLPIISISCNWQNTPNTPQKPSKDNKEEYFSNLQPDSGIDKLPYSLSSNLQINYATEIIPTYIRDGDTIQDSKGNVYRFAGIDTPETRKKENGLWVPTSGLQYKYGKLATNFTEYYMLNGLLPKNDKYKNRPTKIFAIPQKTKNGKTNMTDSYGRIVAILYYLDENGKYHCLNEKLLKEGLARKAYISLNKKSTYYTSNISYYNLLTNAENYAKNNKLGFWKETNKFDEIFPH, encoded by the coding sequence ATGACGAAAAAGTTTAAATATTTATTAAATGTTTCATCACTAGGAGCGATAACATTACCTATTATTTCTATTTCATGCAATTGGCAAAATACTCCAAACACTCCACAAAAACCATCAAAAGATAATAAAGAAGAGTATTTTTCGAATTTGCAGCCTGACAGCGGTATAGATAAATTACCTTATTCTTTATCTAGCAATTTGCAAATTAATTATGCAACAGAAATTATTCCAACTTATATTAGAGATGGGGACACAATTCAAGATAGCAAGGGTAATGTTTATAGGTTTGCAGGCATTGATACACCTGAAACTAGAAAAAAGGAAAATGGTTTATGAGTTCCGACAAGTGGGTTGCAATATAAATATGGAAAATTAGCAACTAATTTTACAGAATATTATATGTTAAATGGCTTATTGCCAAAAAACGATAAATATAAAAATAGACCAACAAAAATATTTGCCATTCCTCAAAAGACAAAAAATGGTAAAACTAATATGACTGATTCATATGGAAGAATTGTTGCAATACTTTATTATCTAGATGAAAATGGGAAATATCATTGCTTAAATGAAAAACTTCTTAAAGAAGGATTAGCACGAAAAGCATATATTTCACTTAATAAGAAAAGCACATATTATACAAGCAATATTTCTTATTATAATTTGTTAACAAACGCTGAAAATTATGCCAAAAATAACAAGTTAGGTTTTTGAAAGGAAACTAATAAATTTGATGAAATATTCCCCCACTAA
- a CDS encoding YwaF family protein encodes MNKKLFEFLSTQFKNGEPKLWGSFHIISLVISLTIAIILIAALWKTTKKEIATFWILFAFWIILFTIECLKQFYAGSKIDGSGNWYWKYDTRWSVPFVLCSMPLYFIPLYLVTYKTKMFKTIILDFIGVYCLYGGAFVMILYPGDVFTSTIFISTHSMIFHGAMLIIGMFLVINNIIKFSWKTVGFAFLIFMILWAITGIGNEIIWQLHKAGKIDFMPNLLNISHRLQNPFGDAIKNITNGKVKFSDLTIYLAYPLWTFIVSNIIYGFFGFVGWSARKIEASAKLHYETKLQNKAMLRRKNVAKESINAQ; translated from the coding sequence ATGAACAAGAAATTATTTGAATTCTTAAGTACACAGTTTAAAAATGGTGAACCTAAACTTTGAGGCTCATTTCATATTATTTCATTAGTTATTTCTTTAACAATTGCAATAATCCTTATTGCAGCATTATGAAAAACTACTAAAAAAGAAATTGCAACTTTTTGAATACTATTTGCTTTTTGAATTATTTTATTTACTATTGAATGTTTAAAACAATTCTATGCAGGTAGCAAAATTGATGGTTCTGGTAATTGATATTGAAAATATGACACGAGATGATCTGTTCCGTTTGTATTATGTTCAATGCCTTTATATTTCATTCCATTATATTTAGTAACATATAAAACAAAAATGTTTAAGACAATTATTTTAGATTTTATTGGAGTTTATTGTCTTTATGGTGGCGCCTTTGTAATGATTCTATATCCAGGGGATGTGTTTACTTCAACAATTTTTATTTCAACACACTCAATGATTTTTCATGGAGCAATGCTAATAATAGGAATGTTTTTAGTAATTAACAATATTATTAAATTTAGTTGAAAGACAGTTGGATTTGCATTCTTAATCTTTATGATTTTATGAGCAATTACAGGAATTGGAAATGAAATTATTTGACAATTACACAAAGCTGGAAAAATAGACTTTATGCCAAACTTATTAAATATTTCACATCGTTTACAAAACCCATTTGGAGATGCTATTAAAAACATAACAAATGGAAAAGTAAAATTTAGTGATTTAACAATTTATTTAGCATATCCATTATGAACATTTATTGTTTCAAACATAATTTATGGATTCTTTGGATTTGTTGGCTGGAGTGCAAGAAAAATTGAAGCTTCAGCTAAATTGCATTATGAAACTAAGTTACAAAACAAAGCAATGTTAAGAAGAAAAAATGTTGCAAAAGAAAGCATCAACGCACAATAA
- a CDS encoding YwaF family protein, protein MVNPMHKKIIELLSTEFKIGTPKVGNLFHILILISCFLIATILIAALWKIKNSPKTLFAITLIALIFLILLEFLKQYYFSTEATKDKFKWIFQPWAFPATLCAMPLYFLPIYLFTFKTKKVKMYVQDFLGIFMLFGGAFVLFYPGEIFKANIFWTMHSVLFHAVMLIFGLFLVVTNIVAYKWNSVYHAFIVFVLLWIFVGAINEILWQLKQKNVLSEIPNFLSISHRLPNPYIISISKFLKGKTLPIYSIYFIYPLVVFVISNSLFLIFGFIGFTIRKLIILNKKQYIRKLKYNAYLRRINVIKDYKLTYLRN, encoded by the coding sequence ATGGTTAATCCTATGCACAAAAAAATTATTGAATTATTATCCACAGAATTTAAGATTGGCACTCCAAAAGTGGGGAACTTATTTCACATCCTAATTTTAATTTCTTGCTTTCTAATAGCTACCATTCTAATTGCTGCATTATGAAAAATTAAAAATAGCCCCAAAACATTATTTGCAATCACATTAATTGCATTAATATTTTTAATCTTGCTCGAATTTCTAAAACAATATTATTTTTCAACAGAAGCTACAAAAGATAAATTTAAATGAATTTTCCAACCTTGAGCATTCCCTGCAACATTATGTGCAATGCCACTTTATTTTTTACCAATTTATTTATTTACATTTAAAACTAAAAAAGTAAAAATGTATGTTCAAGATTTTTTAGGAATTTTTATGTTATTTGGTGGAGCTTTTGTTTTATTCTATCCAGGTGAAATTTTTAAAGCAAATATTTTTTGAACAATGCATTCAGTTTTATTCCACGCTGTCATGTTAATTTTTGGACTTTTTTTAGTAGTCACAAACATTGTAGCTTATAAATGAAACAGTGTTTATCATGCATTTATTGTGTTTGTATTATTATGGATATTTGTTGGTGCAATCAATGAAATTTTATGACAATTAAAACAAAAAAATGTCCTAAGTGAAATTCCAAATTTCTTAAGCATTTCACATCGTTTACCAAATCCGTACATCATAAGTATTTCTAAGTTTTTAAAAGGAAAAACTCTACCAATTTATTCAATATATTTTATTTACCCACTAGTTGTTTTTGTAATTTCAAATAGCTTATTCCTAATTTTTGGTTTTATTGGCTTTACAATCAGGAAACTAATTATTTTGAATAAAAAGCAATATATAAGGAAATTAAAGTACAACGCTTATTTAAGGCGTATAAATGTAATTAAGGATTACAAATTAACATATTTAAGGAATTAA
- a CDS encoding dUTP diphosphatase, translating into MNLKVIFEKQIKLDETLHNNVINPNEKNLREKEIIALLVELGEFANEVKLFKYWKKHKEINQTKMLEEFADGIHFLTSLATEFHVDYEINVIKKSIDFCLQLAYVYKIFIKLFKHYTKKLIKKAYGAYLGLGEIVNITYEKIETAYFDKNEVNFKRIENNY; encoded by the coding sequence ATGAATTTAAAAGTTATTTTCGAAAAGCAAATTAAATTGGATGAAACTTTGCATAACAATGTAATCAATCCAAATGAGAAAAATTTAAGAGAAAAAGAAATTATCGCACTTTTGGTCGAACTCGGTGAATTTGCAAACGAAGTTAAACTTTTTAAATATTGAAAAAAGCATAAAGAAATTAATCAAACAAAAATGTTAGAAGAATTCGCTGACGGTATTCATTTTTTAACTAGTTTGGCTACCGAATTTCACGTTGATTATGAAATAAATGTTATTAAAAAATCTATTGATTTTTGTTTGCAACTTGCTTATGTTTATAAAATTTTCATAAAATTATTTAAGCATTATACTAAGAAACTAATTAAAAAAGCCTATGGTGCTTATTTAGGTCTTGGTGAAATTGTTAATATTACATATGAAAAAATTGAAACTGCTTATTTTGATAAAAATGAAGTTAATTTTAAAAGAATAGAAAACAATTATTAA
- a CDS encoding YwaF family protein gives MQKSLYNWLSTEFKNGEMPKVGGIFHIASLFICLITASVFIILFWKLKNKHSVTLGILLTIWSIMVISEILKQWYVLKQYKLGIINQNVYIGYFPFFLCDMPLYFIPLYLACYKVKKLRLYILDFLGIFSLYGGAIVLSYPSEIFKANIFLTVHSIFFHSIMLVLGSYLVITNIVKLSWKSVFYAFAVFVVLWASVGIINEILWRTLKSGRFNEIPNLLKISHRLPNPFIKTISKVLGREYVPSSIIYWFYPLFTFVASNTFFAIFGFIGLGIRKAIKTAQTHYQNKLKHRSFLRRQNVLKTF, from the coding sequence ATGCAGAAAAGTTTATATAATTGATTATCAACCGAATTTAAAAATGGTGAAATGCCTAAAGTTGGCGGCATTTTTCACATTGCTTCATTATTTATTTGTTTAATTACAGCATCAGTCTTTATAATTTTATTTTGAAAATTAAAAAATAAGCATAGCGTTACATTAGGCATTTTGCTTACAATTTGATCAATTATGGTTATTTCCGAAATTTTAAAGCAATGATATGTTTTAAAGCAATATAAATTAGGAATAATAAATCAAAATGTTTATATCGGTTATTTTCCATTCTTTTTATGTGATATGCCACTTTATTTTATTCCATTATATTTAGCATGTTATAAGGTTAAAAAACTAAGACTTTACATTTTAGATTTCTTGGGTATTTTTTCATTGTATGGTGGTGCTATTGTTTTATCATATCCAAGTGAAATTTTTAAAGCAAATATCTTTTTAACAGTTCATTCAATTTTTTTTCACAGTATTATGCTTGTTTTAGGTTCCTATTTAGTAATTACCAACATTGTTAAATTAAGTTGAAAATCAGTGTTTTACGCATTCGCGGTTTTTGTAGTGTTATGAGCATCTGTTGGAATTATAAATGAAATTTTATGAAGAACCTTAAAATCAGGAAGATTTAATGAAATTCCTAATTTATTAAAAATTTCACATCGTTTACCAAATCCATTTATAAAAACAATTTCTAAAGTATTAGGTCGAGAATATGTTCCAAGTAGTATAATTTATTGGTTCTATCCATTATTTACATTTGTTGCTTCTAATACATTCTTTGCAATCTTTGGTTTTATTGGGTTAGGTATTAGAAAAGCAATTAAAACTGCGCAAACACATTATCAAAACAAATTAAAACACCGTTCATTTTTAAGAAGACAAAATGTATTGAAAACTTTTTAG
- the arcA gene encoding arginine deiminase: MSVFSSKFNGIHVYSEIGELETVLVHEPGKEIDYITPSRLDELLFSAILESHDARKEHQEFVATLKKEKINVVELTDLVTETYDLVDQKTKDKLIDEFLEDSEPVLTAELKATVKKFLKSFKETRKLIEVMMAGITKYDLGIKADRELIVDPMPNLYFTRDPFASVGNGVTIHYMRYKVRQRETLFSRFIFNNHPKLVKTPWYYDPAMKMSIEGGDVFIYNNDTLVVGVSERTDLDTITLLAKNIKANKECEFKRIVAINVPKWTNLMHLDTWLTMLDKDKFLYSPIANDIFKFWDYDLVNGGANPQPKDNGLPLDKLLKSIIGKEPVLIPIAGHHATEIEVARETHFDGTNYLAIRPGVVIGYARNEKTNEALKDAGITVLPFKGNQLSLGMGNARCMSMPLSRKDVKW; this comes from the coding sequence ATGTCTGTATTTAGCAGTAAATTTAATGGAATTCATGTTTACTCAGAAATTGGCGAATTAGAAACAGTTTTAGTACATGAACCAGGAAAAGAAATTGATTATATTACTCCATCTCGTTTAGATGAATTACTATTCTCAGCTATTCTTGAAAGCCACGACGCTAGAAAAGAACACCAAGAATTTGTTGCAACTTTAAAGAAAGAAAAAATCAATGTTGTTGAACTAACTGATTTAGTTACAGAAACTTATGATTTAGTTGACCAAAAGACAAAAGATAAATTAATTGATGAATTTCTAGAAGACTCAGAACCAGTTCTAACAGCTGAACTAAAAGCAACTGTTAAGAAGTTCTTAAAATCATTCAAAGAAACACGTAAATTAATCGAAGTTATGATGGCTGGTATCACCAAATATGATTTAGGTATTAAAGCTGACAGAGAACTTATTGTTGACCCAATGCCAAACCTATATTTCACACGTGACCCATTTGCATCAGTAGGTAATGGTGTTACAATTCACTACATGAGGTACAAAGTAAGACAACGTGAAACATTGTTTAGTAGGTTTATTTTTAATAACCACCCTAAACTAGTTAAAACACCTTGATACTATGACCCCGCAATGAAAATGTCAATTGAAGGTGGTGACGTATTTATTTACAACAATGATACTTTAGTTGTTGGTGTATCTGAAAGAACTGACCTTGACACAATTACTTTGTTAGCTAAAAACATTAAAGCAAACAAAGAATGTGAATTTAAACGTATTGTTGCAATTAATGTTCCTAAATGAACAAACTTAATGCACCTAGATACTTGATTAACAATGTTGGATAAAGACAAATTCTTATATTCACCTATTGCTAATGACATCTTTAAATTCTGAGACTATGACCTTGTAAATGGTGGAGCTAACCCTCAACCTAAAGACAATGGTTTACCTCTAGACAAATTATTGAAGTCAATCATTGGAAAAGAACCTGTTTTAATTCCTATTGCTGGACATCACGCAACAGAAATTGAAGTTGCTCGTGAAACTCACTTCGATGGTACAAACTATCTAGCAATTAGACCAGGTGTTGTAATTGGATATGCACGTAACGAAAAAACAAATGAAGCATTAAAAGATGCCGGAATTACTGTTTTGCCATTCAAAGGAAATCAATTATCACTTGGAATGGGAAATGCACGTTGCATGTCAATGCCTCTTTCTCGTAAAGATGTTAAATGATAA
- the gyrA gene encoding DNA gyrase subunit A translates to MAEEDIKKTLNDNNENDQNDDTDEKYYDFDDTIKKVFEEPKIVEEDDEEEDIPQEKAGYQVQSQILETETNGLKPTDLARVMKSSFIEYAMSVIVSRALPDARDGFKPVHRRILFAMSELGMFHTADHKKSARIVGEVLGKYHPHGDSSVYEAMVRMAQDFSMRYPLIDGHGNFGSIDGDEAAAMRYTEARLSKIASAMVDGIKKNTVDFIDNYDGNEKEPVVLPARFPNLLISGTSGIAVGMATNIPPHNLGEVIDAVCALARNPEITIEELMEYVLAPDFPTRGIIFNRAGLIEAYKTGRGSITMRARAHIQEFQNGKSKIIITEIPYEVKKTEIMEKIAEHIKNKRIEGIADFKDESNRDGIRITIDVKKTYVPEVILNQLYKLTRLQTNFSFNMIALVKNEPRLLNLKQCLEVYLEHQIDVVTRRLNFDLEKDLARAHILEGLKICIENIDRVIEIIKHSKTDQEAQEKLMKEFILSEIQAKAIVDMRLGRLTGLAIEKMNEELDQVHARIIEYRSILANHSLLIDLIIKELQEVKEAYGDKRRSEINWDEMGNIDNEDLIPQKDVVITVSSNSYVKRIDLDEYREQKRGGVGSSTVKTYQDDDIKDILVANTHTDLLIFTNRAKVYRVRGHEIPVGTKQSKGTPIINIIPAIEKDEKVVKILSINEYNEGTYLVTVSKKGTIKKTKIAEYERINRNGKYALSLNEGDELIDALIGVDNDELFIAGSNSRVNRFDISQVRAMSRTAHGVGGIRLADNECVVSVSSSRDGKYVFSIGAKGYGKMSLAETYRKTKRNSHGVLALNSAKAGDLVYAATVHGVEDLIIMSKDGIAIRFSLKDVSVVGRNSKGVKLINLKGKNNTIVGVAKIYDESEAQEDRELTKEEFIEVTKEIEMTLPDDISNESNDSNDDENELE, encoded by the coding sequence ATGGCTGAAGAAGATATCAAAAAAACATTAAATGATAATAATGAGAATGATCAAAATGATGATACTGATGAAAAATACTATGACTTTGACGACACAATAAAAAAAGTTTTTGAAGAACCCAAAATTGTTGAAGAAGATGACGAGGAAGAAGACATTCCTCAAGAAAAAGCTGGCTATCAAGTTCAAAGTCAAATTTTAGAAACTGAAACAAATGGTCTTAAACCAACAGATTTAGCAAGAGTTATGAAATCATCATTCATTGAATATGCAATGAGTGTTATAGTTTCACGTGCCTTGCCTGATGCAAGAGATGGTTTTAAACCAGTTCATAGAAGAATTTTATTTGCAATGAGTGAACTTGGTATGTTTCATACTGCTGACCATAAAAAATCGGCAAGAATTGTCGGAGAAGTTTTAGGTAAATACCACCCACATGGTGATAGCTCAGTTTATGAAGCTATGGTTAGAATGGCACAAGATTTCTCAATGAGATATCCTTTAATTGATGGCCATGGTAACTTTGGATCAATTGATGGCGATGAAGCTGCTGCTATGCGTTATACAGAAGCTAGATTAAGTAAAATTGCATCTGCTATGGTTGATGGTATTAAGAAAAATACCGTTGATTTTATTGATAACTATGATGGTAATGAAAAAGAGCCTGTCGTTTTACCTGCAAGATTTCCAAACCTTTTAATTTCGGGAACTAGTGGTATTGCTGTTGGTATGGCAACAAATATTCCCCCACATAATTTAGGCGAAGTAATTGATGCAGTTTGTGCACTTGCTAGAAATCCAGAAATTACTATTGAAGAACTTATGGAGTATGTTTTAGCCCCCGATTTTCCTACACGTGGAATTATTTTCAATCGTGCTGGTTTAATTGAAGCTTATAAAACAGGACGTGGTTCAATTACGATGAGAGCAAGAGCTCATATTCAAGAATTTCAAAATGGTAAAAGCAAAATTATTATCACCGAAATTCCATATGAAGTTAAAAAGACTGAAATTATGGAAAAAATTGCTGAACACATTAAAAATAAAAGAATTGAAGGAATTGCTGATTTTAAAGATGAATCTAACCGTGATGGAATTAGAATCACAATTGATGTTAAAAAAACATATGTTCCAGAAGTTATATTAAATCAACTTTACAAACTAACAAGACTTCAAACTAACTTTAGTTTTAACATGATTGCACTTGTTAAAAATGAACCTAGATTATTAAACTTAAAACAATGCTTAGAAGTTTATTTGGAACACCAAATCGATGTTGTAACTAGAAGATTAAATTTCGATTTAGAAAAAGATTTAGCAAGAGCTCATATTCTTGAAGGTTTAAAAATTTGTATTGAAAATATTGACCGTGTCATTGAAATTATTAAACACTCAAAAACAGACCAAGAAGCACAAGAAAAACTTATGAAAGAATTTATTCTTTCTGAAATTCAAGCAAAAGCTATTGTTGATATGCGTTTAGGTAGATTAACAGGTCTTGCTATTGAAAAGATGAATGAAGAATTAGACCAAGTTCATGCAAGAATCATTGAATATCGTTCAATCTTAGCAAATCATAGTTTACTAATTGATCTAATTATTAAAGAACTTCAAGAAGTTAAAGAAGCTTATGGTGACAAACGTCGTAGTGAAATTAACTGAGATGAAATGGGAAATATTGACAATGAAGATTTAATCCCACAAAAAGATGTTGTTATTACAGTTAGCTCAAATAGCTACGTTAAAAGAATTGATCTTGATGAATATCGTGAACAAAAACGTGGCGGTGTAGGTTCTTCAACTGTAAAAACTTATCAAGATGATGATATTAAAGACATTTTAGTTGCCAATACTCATACCGATTTGTTAATTTTTACAAATAGAGCTAAAGTTTATCGTGTTAGAGGTCACGAAATTCCTGTTGGTACTAAACAATCTAAAGGAACACCTATCATTAACATTATTCCTGCAATTGAAAAAGATGAAAAAGTTGTTAAAATCCTTTCAATTAATGAATATAACGAAGGAACTTATTTGGTAACAGTTTCTAAAAAAGGTACTATTAAAAAGACCAAAATTGCAGAATACGAAAGAATTAATCGTAATGGTAAATATGCACTTTCACTAAATGAAGGTGATGAGCTTATTGATGCTTTAATTGGTGTTGACAATGATGAATTATTTATTGCTGGATCAAATTCACGTGTTAATAGATTTGACATAAGCCAAGTAAGAGCAATGTCAAGAACAGCACATGGTGTTGGTGGAATTAGACTTGCAGATAATGAATGCGTTGTTAGTGTTTCAAGTTCAAGAGATGGTAAATATGTCTTTAGTATTGGTGCTAAAGGTTATGGAAAAATGTCTCTTGCTGAAACTTATCGTAAAACGAAAAGAAATTCTCACGGTGTTTTAGCATTAAATAGTGCAAAAGCTGGTGATTTAGTCTATGCTGCAACAGTTCATGGTGTTGAAGATTTAATTATTATGTCAAAAGATGGTATTGCAATTAGATTCTCATTGAAAGATGTTTCAGTTGTTGGTAGAAACTCAAAAGGTGTTAAATTAATCAACCTAAAAGGTAAAAATAACACAATTGTTGGTGTCGCTAAAATTTATGATGAATCTGAAGCTCAAGAAGATAGAGAATTAACCAAAGAAGAATTTATTGAAGTTACTAAAGAAATTGAAATGACTTTACCTGACGATATTTCAAATGAATCTAATGACTCAAATGATGATGAAAATGAATTAGAATAA
- the rpoE gene encoding DNA-directed RNA polymerase subunit delta: MKFFTMVDTAKDFLGHQKSVEFDAIFDKVKEVLFDSWRAETPTEVSDVEIINKKRGELYKLLTIDSRFFRNNDGTWTAIRPDTLGRE, encoded by the coding sequence ATGAAATTCTTTACTATGGTTGACACCGCGAAAGATTTTTTGGGTCATCAAAAAAGTGTTGAATTCGATGCTATTTTTGATAAGGTAAAAGAAGTCTTATTTGACAGCTGAAGAGCCGAAACCCCAACAGAAGTGTCAGATGTTGAGATTATTAATAAAAAACGTGGTGAATTATATAAATTGTTAACTATTGATAGTAGATTCTTTAGAAATAATGACGGTACTTGAACTGCAATTAGACCTGACACACTAGGTAGGGAGTAA
- a CDS encoding class II fructose-bisphosphate aldolase translates to MKLVNMKKMLAKAYKEKYAIPHININNLEWAKITLLTAEECKSPIIVAFSPKTIEYVGGYHVAAWLIKNLIWDLNISVPVALHLDHGNYDECLKAIEAGFSSIMYDGSCEEFKINCKNTKALSEIAKKNYVSLEVEIGKIGGCEDNKFVQGAISNLEEVKEISKLDICCLAIGINNFHGEYPKDWNGLDFELLKKINAAINLPLVLHGGSQIPEEQIIKSIGFGISKININTELQIVYANALKEYMEINNLDENRNYDPRKINKFAMQKMKEVLIEKFKVFNSINKAK, encoded by the coding sequence ATGAAATTAGTAAATATGAAAAAAATGCTTGCAAAAGCTTACAAAGAAAAATATGCTATTCCGCATATTAATATTAATAATTTAGAATGGGCAAAAATTACATTATTAACTGCAGAAGAATGTAAATCACCAATTATTGTTGCATTTTCTCCAAAAACTATTGAATATGTTGGAGGATATCATGTTGCAGCATGATTAATTAAAAATTTAATATGAGATTTAAATATTTCAGTTCCAGTTGCATTACATTTAGATCATGGAAATTATGATGAATGCTTAAAAGCAATTGAAGCTGGATTTAGTTCAATTATGTATGATGGAAGTTGCGAAGAATTTAAGATAAATTGTAAAAATACTAAAGCATTAAGTGAAATTGCAAAAAAGAATTATGTCTCGCTAGAAGTAGAAATTGGAAAAATTGGAGGTTGTGAAGATAATAAATTTGTTCAGGGTGCAATCTCAAATTTAGAAGAAGTTAAAGAAATTTCTAAATTAGATATTTGTTGTCTAGCTATTGGTATTAATAATTTTCATGGTGAATATCCTAAAGACTGAAATGGTCTTGATTTTGAATTATTAAAGAAAATTAATGCAGCTATAAATTTACCTTTGGTTTTGCATGGTGGAAGTCAAATTCCTGAAGAACAAATTATTAAGTCGATTGGATTTGGAATTTCAAAAATTAACATTAATACAGAGCTTCAAATTGTATATGCAAATGCATTAAAGGAATATATGGAAATTAATAATTTAGATGAAAATAGAAACTATGATCCAAGAAAAATTAATAAATTTGCAATGCAAAAAATGAAAGAAGTTTTAATTGAAAAATTTAAGGTTTTTAATTCAATTAATAAGGCAAAATAA